The following proteins are co-located in the Candida dubliniensis CD36 chromosome 3, complete sequence genome:
- a CDS encoding nucleolar GTP-binding protein, putative (Similar to S. cerevisiae BMS1;~In S. cerevisiae: required for synthesis of 40S ribosomal subunits and for processing of the 35S pre-rRNA at sites A0, A1, and A2) has protein sequence MDQQQTNKAHRGGTKKPGAKKKLHQDGQNKKAFAVSAPRKLERMARRSHDVNEKKLHVPMIDRTPDDDPPPVIIAVVGPPGTGKSTLIKSLIRRLTKTTLTEINGPITVVSGKRRRLTFIEVNNDLNSMIDIAKVADLVLLLIDGNYGLEMETMEFLNIAQHHGMPRVLGVATHLDLFKSQSTLRTSKKRLKHRFWTEVYQGAKLFYLSGVINGRYPDREILNLSRFISVMKFRPLKWRNEHPYLLADRITDLTHPQKITENPKCDRKVAIYGYLHGTPLPIEHAHIHIAGVGDHYVHSVEKLPDPCPTPYFEQKLEELERERMKNAAASGEPLAKTTRRRKRLEDKQKIIYAPMSDVGGVLVDKDAVYIDVGKEIFKTGTGTSELKGEGEKLVNDLQEISQTMTERLEDGPGLQLFSSSKALNQVDDELQEEDEEESGLLSDEETIVDTGRSSLRKARVYGKSVSEDDEFDELESDEEDGDQLSDDDSDDQGNLKSRGMVEVDFGSNNKYKENDLEYVEDSSLSSDEDYYKKSAAKLTGSVRRKWDINKLIYVKNIDAKEVIKKWRNNDIDEEDDEEEEEDIRQDDQDFFVKKKIEDNKEDLDTSMPSFPTLESLKEKFNPNTIDENNSDEEYENGYKILKSRLLVAPKMTDDTEEGEEEKEIKENDDDELYGDFEDLEATENQEQEQEQEKSSAEEDDFADFDAEEEKEKEEEEEDDDEIDEESMTIEEKRQLNAAKKAKLKMQFEEEEDREFGASDPEDEAETWYEYQKNKMAKQLEINKAQYEEMTPEMRIKIEGYRAGSYVKIVFDNIPCEFIDNFDPRYPLVLGGLLATESRFGIMNARIRRHRWHKKILKSQDPLILSLGWRRFQTLPIYTTSDSRTRNRMLKYTPEHAYCFASFYGPLVAPNTTFVGFNIVDSKSTTGAFRVAASGIIEDINSSVEIVKKLKLVGYPYKIFRNTAFIKDMFSNSLEVAKFEGAQIRTVSGIRGEIKRALSKPDGYFRATFEDKILMSDTVFLKTWYPVKVKKFYNPVTSLLLGQHSEWKGMRLTGQVRADENIATPLNDDSQYKKVERVERRFNPLKVPKSIQAELPFKSKIHTMKPQKKKTYMSKRAVVLGGEEKKARDLMQKINSIRKEKDTKRKIKKDEKFKEKLKKIAKTEELRKEKERERKKEYFSKEGKKRKLGSSDGQAFGKKQRV, from the coding sequence ATGgaccaacaacaaactaATAAAGCCCATAGGGGTGGTACAAAGAAACCAGGagctaaaaagaaattacaTCAAGATggacaaaataaaaaggcATTTGCAGTATCAGCACCAAGAAAATTAGAACGTATGGCTAGAAGATCCCATGATgtcaatgaaaaaaaattacacGTACCAATGATTGATCGTACCCCTGATGATGATCCACCACCAGTTATTATAGCTGTTGTAGGGCCACCAGGTACGGGGAAATCaacattaataaaatcattaattagaAGATTAACGAAAACCACTTTAACTGAAATCAATGGACCCATAACTGTTGTTAGTGGGAAAAGAAGACGATTAACTTTTATTGAAgtcaataatgatttaaattcaatgattGATATTGCTAAAGTAGCTGATTTagtgttattattaattgatgggAATTATGGATTAGAAATGGAAACTAtggaatttttaaatattgcTCAACATCATGGTATGCCAAGAGTTTTAGGTGTTGCTACTCATTtagatttatttaaatctcAACTGACATTACGTACTAGTAAAAAAAGATTGAAACATAGATTTTGGACTGAAGTATATCAAGGAGccaaattattttatttatcagGAGTTATAAATGGTCGTTACCCTGATCgagaaattttgaatttatcaaGATTTATATCAGTTATGAAATTTAGACCATTAAAATGGAGAAATGAACATCCTTATTTATTAGCTGATAGAATTACTGATTTAACTCATCCACAAAAAATTACTGAAAATCCAAAATGTGATCGTAAAGTGGCAATTTATGGTTATTTACATGGAACTCCATTACCAATAGAACATGCTCATATACATATTGCTGGTGTTGGTGATCATTATGTCCATTCGGTGGAAAAATTACCTGATCCATGTCCAACTCCATATTTTGAACaaaaattagaagaattagaaagagaaagaatgaaaaatgcTGCTGCTTCAGGTGAACCATTAGCTAAAACTACTAGAAGAAGGAAAAGATTAGAAGATAAACAGAAAATCATTTATGCTCCAATGTCAGATGTTGGTGGTGTTTTAGTTGATAAAGATGCCGTTTATATAGATGTTggtaaagaaatttttaaaactgGGACTGGTACTTCAGAACTTAAAGGTGAAGGAGAAAAACTTGTTAatgatttacaagaaaTATCTCAAACCATGACGGAAAGATTAGAAGATGGTCCAGGTTTACAATTGTTTTCTAGTTCTAAAGCATTAAATcaagttgatgatgaattacaagaagaagatgaggAAGAAAGTGGACTTTTATCTGATGAAGAAACTATTGTTGATACTGGTCGTTCATCATTAAGAAAAGCTAGAGTTTATGGGAAATCTGTTagtgaagatgatgaatttgatgaacTTGAATCTGATGAAGAGGATGGAGATCAATTgagtgatgatgatagtGATGATCAAGGCAACTTGAAGAGTAGGGGTATGGTTGAAGTTGATTTTGGTAGTAACAATAAatacaaagaaaatgatttgGAATATGTGGAAGATTCCTCATTATCTTCTGATGAAgattattataaaaaatCCGCAGCCAAGTTGACTGGATCAGTTAGAAGAAAATGggatatcaataaattgatttatgtAAAGAATATTGATGCTAAAGAGGttataaaaaaatggaGAAATAATGACATTGAcgaagaagatgatgaagaagaagaagaagacatTAGACAAGATGATCAAGATTTTTTCGTTAAAAAGAAGATTGAAGACAATAAAGAAGATTTGGATACATCTATGCCAAGTTTCCCTACTCTTGAAtcattaaaagaaaaattcaatCCTAACACTATAGATGAAAACAATAGTGATGAAGAATATGAAAATGGTTacaagattttgaaatcacGATTATTAGTTGCTCCAAAAATGACTGATGATACTGAAGAaggtgaagaagaaaaagaaatcaaagagaatgatgatgatgaattatatggtgattttgaagatttagAAGCCACTGAAaatcaagaacaagaacaagagcAAGAAAAGAGTTCAGCAGAGGAGGATGATTTTGCTGATTTTGAtgctgaagaagaaaaagaaaaagaagaagaagaagaagatgatgatgaaatagaTGAAGAGTCAATGAccattgaagaaaaaagacAATTAAATGCTGCCAAGAAAGCAAAATTGAAGATGcaatttgaagaagaagaagatcgAGAATTTGGAGCCAGTGATCCTGAAGATGAAGCAGAAACATGGTAtgaatatcaaaaaaacaaaatggcCAAACAATTAGAAATTAATAAGGCACAATATGAAGAAATGACTCCAGAAATgagaattaaaattgaaggATATCGTGCTGGATCATATGTTAAAATagtatttgataatattccttgtgaatttattgataattttgatcCCCGATATCCTTTGGTATTAGGAGGATTATTAGCCACTGAATCTAGATTTGGTATAATGAATGCTAGAATAAGACGTCATAGATGgcataaaaaaattttgaaatcacaAGATCCATTGATTTTATCTTTAGGTTGGCGTCGATTCCAAACATTACCAATTTATACTACTAGTGATTCTCGAACCAGAAACAGAATGTTAAAATATACCCCGGAACATGCATATTGTTTTGCTTCTTTCTATGGTCCATTGGTTGCACCTAATACTACTTTTGTTGGATTTAATATAGTTGATAGTAAATCTACAACAGGGGCATTTAGAGTAGCTGCTAGTGGTATTATTGAAGATATCAATTCTAGTGTTGAAAttgtgaaaaaattgaaattggtgGGGTATCCATATAAAATATTCCGTAATACTGCTTTTATTAAAGATATgttttctaattctttaGAAGTTGCTAAATTTGAAGGGGCACAAATTAGAACTGTATCAGGAATTAGAGGTGAAATAAAACGTGCATTATCAAAACCTGATGGTTATTTTAGAGCCACTTTTGAAGATAAAATACTTATGTCCGACACGGtgtttttgaaaacatGGTATCCTGTTAAAGTGAAGAAATTTTATAATCCTGTCacttcattattattaggaCAACATTCAGAATGGAAAGGTATGAGATTAACTGGACAAGTAAGAGctgatgaaaatattgCAACACCTTTAAATGATGATTCTCAATATAAAAAAGTTGAAAGAGTTGAAAGAAGATTCAATCCTTTGAAAGTTCctaaatcaattcaagCAGAATTAccattcaaatcaaaaattcaTACTATGAAAccacaaaagaaaaagactTATATGAGTAAACGTGCCGTTGTGTTAGGAggagaagaaaagaaggcTCGTGATTTGATGCAAAAGATAAATAGTATtagaaaagagaaagataCCAAAAGGAAAATTAAAAAggatgaaaaatttaaagaaaaattgaaaaaaattgctAAAACTGAAGAActtagaaaagaaaaagaacgtgaaagaaagaaagaatatttTAGTAAAGAAGgtaagaaaagaaaattgggGTCTAGTGATGGTCAAGCATTTGGTAAGAAGCAAAGAGTTTAG
- a CDS encoding conserved hypothetical protein (possibly yeast-specific) has translation MATTTKTKKKKLVYRQDPDGVFRLKKIDDNNSIKSVDLANKKKEVDNYLNELIDCSYSIVDDIPDKEIAQEEEKIINNNNPPQSYPEPEPQPQPQPTMKKVKPTTVNTSSKNLTIKPASTPPQPVVVVTEKIGEAKPEKKTSPPTPPTTPPQPPQEETKKKEQDTLITDIPSPTDFVTHEEIGEKKVEEVIIPAKPSIMSTFRELIRFHIPSFAFGIIATVIGTRYKDEIIYGAIGLTVLATGLAIVGILGLCLCLYLGLVKQSDLKVFSRYIDILKFRATEERPEEKVVVHEEIVAESESEPEHEHEHEQSEEVNMEEPQPEPQPEQYVAHDTEVIREIPIEPQPKLYQPKQKRASHPKVTPILIKDPHTQETGYQPLEEPQPPKPRRKSSTIRVTPYVYEPREPRKYSVIPTNNTIPLPGDSPTKTTTKHKLVHPKPLLQRIQTEPIKDLSRRNSKKSTGSESPTSTRSDPYYLLQNVPHHTKEKPHEIPPQVFKTKELPNLPHQAEELPFINEVRLVDAVSDDESDMIIPMEAPTSHYTAAIHDDNIYRNQSTKSRQSVLGTRANYRRFVSNVDNDYEY, from the coding sequence ATGGCGACTACAACTAAAacgaaaaagaagaaattagtTTATAGACAAGATCCTGATGGGGTATTTcggttgaaaaaaatagatGACAACAATTCTATAAAGTCAGTTGATTTGGCaaataagaaaaaggaGGTGgataattatttaaacGAGTTAATTGATTGTTCATATagtattgttgatgatattcCCGATAAGGAAATTgcacaagaagaagaaaaaattatcaacaacaacaaccctCCCCAATCATACCCAGAACCGGAACCACAACCCCAACCACaaccaacaatgaaaaaagTTAAACCAACTACTGTAAATACCTCATCCAAAAATCTTACGATTAAACCAGCATCTACTCCGCCTCAacctgttgttgttgttactgAAAAAATAGGAGAAGCTAAACctgaaaagaaaacatcCCCACCTACACCACCTACTACACCTccacaaccaccacaagaagaaaccaaaaaaaaggagCAAGATACACTAATAACAGATATTCCATCTCCTACAGATTTTGTTACACACGAAGAAATTGGTGAGAAAAAAGTCGAGGAAGTAATTATACCTGCTAAACCATCAATAATGTCTACTTTTCGTGAATTGATACGTTTCCATATACCTAGTTTTGCTTTTGGAATAATAGCCACGGTTATAGGAACTCGATATAAAGATGAAATCATTTATGGAGCAATTGGATTAACTGTACTTGCAACTGGATTAGCAATAGTAGGTATTCTTGGATTGTGTCTATGTTTATATCTTGGATTGGTAAAACAGTCAGATTTAAAAGTATTTAGTCgatatattgatattttaaaatttagAGCAACAGAAGAGAGACCGGAAGAGaaagttgttgttcatGAAGAAATAGTAGCTGAATCTGAATCTGAACCAGAACATGAACATGAACATGAACAATCAGAAGAAGTTAACATGGAAGAACCACAACCAGAACCACAACCTGAACAATATGTTGCTCATGACACTGAAGTTATTCGTGAAATTCCTATTGAGCCTCAACCCAAACTTTACCAACCAAAACAGAAACGAGCTCTGCATCCAAAAGTTACCCCTATTCTTATAAAGGACCCACATACACAAGAAACTGGGTATCAACCATTAGAGGAACCACAACCACCTAAACCTCGGAGAAAGTCATCGACAATAAGAGTTACTCCATATGTATATGAACCCAGAGAACCTCGTAAATATAGTGTAATACCTACCAATAACACCATTCCATTACCAGGAGATTCACCCACAAAAACCACTACCAAACATAAACTTGTACATCCCAAACCATTATTACAAAGAATACAAACAGAACCAATAAAAGATCtttcaagaagaaattctAAAAAAAGTACAGGATCAGAATcaccaacatcaacaagaaGTGATccatattatttattacaaaATGTTCCTCATCATACTAAAGAAAAACCACATGAAATACCACCTCAAGTTTTCAAAACTAAAGAATTACCTAATTTACCTCATCAAGCAGAAGAATTAccatttattaatgaagTAAGATTGGTTGATGCTGTTAGTGATGATGAATCAGATATGATAATTCCAATGGAAGCTCCTACAAGTCATTATACTGCTGCTATTcatgatgataatatttaCAGAAATCAAAGTACTAAAAGTAGACAAAGTGTTTTAGGAACAAGAGCAAATTATAGAAGATTTGTATCtaatgttgataatgattatgaGTATTAA
- a CDS encoding SWI/SNF complex component, putative (Similar to S. cerevisiae ARP9;~In S. cerevisiae: component of both the SWI/SNF and RSC chromatin remodeling complexes; actin-related protein involved in transcriptional regulation): protein MPLYKEDNFLIIYPGSKHTLFAFGLSDTLSPPQFKIPSVVYQDSITKQYQASSTNSTSETTIEEIYPIIESKIVNLDAFNYLLKIILQSVIANHPTITINQIPMLLITPSLTWSRQSIEYITKYVIENLEITAFNIIDLSLAATFGIGQSTNSIVVYVDEENIQIVPIIGYQTIKFAGKLIKNEGGITITRELKQNLPNLTFQQIEDLKNSNIFEVVIDQQGLVLDYIKDINIINKDEDNEFDVAKIVTDNENGLPGTITGISNENKNENENENEKEQQQDSNKPNKELEKNYFIDSKTQEKIWIGKERFSGTNNLVKLISSSIYSSLLLIPDIDKRQDCYDNIILTGSIFQTPGLKEAILIKLNQDYLIKEPNFIDQSINDPSVNTAILKYQQSTTINDYNENDNNNNNTTTTNNSNSNQVPNSIKLVKYPDYFPEWKKPKEKGGSWHDVYFLGGQIYSKQIYSGSSHHHGKELFVGSDMYEERGPQSIWDASI from the coding sequence ATGCCGTTATATAAAGAAgacaattttttaataatatatccTGGATCCAAACATACATTATTTGCGTTTGGATTGTCCGATACATTATCTCCACCTCAATTCAAAATCCCATCAGTTGTTTATCAAGATTCCATCACGAAACAATATCAAGCCAGTAGTACTAATAGTACTAGTGAAACTACCattgaagaaatatatcctattattgaatcaaaaattgttaatttgGATGcatttaattatttattgaaaattattttaCAAAGTGTAATTGCTAATCATCCAACCATTACTATTAATCAAATCCCCATGTTATTAATTACTCCTAGTTTAACTTGGTCAAGacaatcaattgaatatattacTAAATatgttattgaaaatttagaaattactgcatttaatattattgatttaagtCTAGCTGCAACTTTTGGAATTGGTCAACTGACTAATTCTATTGTTGTAtatgttgatgaagaaaatattcaaattgttcCTATAATTGGATATCAAACCATTAAATTTGCTGggaaattaattaaaaatgaagGTGGAATAACTATTACTAgagaattgaaacaaaatttacCTAATTTAacatttcaacaaattgaagatttgaaaaattctaATATTTTTGAAGTTGTTATTGATCAACAAGGTTTAGTATTGGATTATATTAAAgatattaatatcattaataaagatgaagataatgaatttgatgttGCTAAAATTGTCactgataatgaaaatggtCTCCCAGGGACAATAACTGGTATCtcaaatgaaaacaaaaatgaaaatgaaaatgaaaatgaaaaagaacaacaacaagattcaaataaaccaaataaagaattggaaaaaaattatttcattgattctaaaactcaagaaaaaatttggatTGGTAAAGAAAGATTTTCTGGTACCAATAATCTTgttaaattaatttcatcatcgatatattcttcattattattaattcctgatattgataaaagaCAAGATTGTTatgataatattatattaacTGGATCTATTTTCCAAACTCCAGGATTAAAAGAAGctatattaattaaattaaatcaagattatttaattaaagaaccaaattttattgatcaatcaattaatgacCCTAGTGTCAATACCgcaattttgaaatatcaACAAAGTACTACAATAAATGATTATAATGAAAAcgacaataataataataatactactactactaataattctaattcaaaTCAAGTTCCTAATTCTATAAAATTGGTGAAATATCCCGATTATTTCCCAGAATGGAAAAAACCAAAGGAAAAAGGTGGATCTTGGCATgatgtttattttttgggAGGTCAAATTTATAgtaaacaaatttattctGGTAGTTCTCATCATCATggtaaagaattatttgttgGAAGTGATATGTATGAAGAAAGAGGTCCTCAAAGTATTTGGGATGCCAGcatttaa
- a CDS encoding conserved hypothetical protein (possibly yeast-specific) — protein sequence MCKKIIQTLHVYSINKTSITMNLFSKLENHQSNEDHPSLILFPDFLPEMLSFTTAENERIQDLYLQLCSLFNHHNYNEILFLLPQVSSFSMLPPIINLIIGATMIRMGRLDSGFRELAVAIIMSSRGEQRIGFLIVAATLHAELNDKERVQGYLGEILDLSRQVVQSSEEFDIVKENLEELENTLLVKLENIKDKE from the coding sequence ATgtgcaaaaaaataattcaaacaCTTCATGTctattcaattaataaaaccTCAATTACAATGAATCTATTTCTGAAACTTGAAAACCATCAATCAAATGAAGATCATCCtagtttaattttgtttccaGATTTCCTTCCTGAAATGTTAAGCTTCACAACCGCTGAAAATGAACGAATTCAAGATCTCTATCTCCAATTATGTTCTCTTTTCAACCATCATAattataatgaaattttgtttttattacCTCAAGTATCATCATTCTCAATGCTTCCTCCGATAATAAACTTGATTATTGGTGCAACAATGATACGAATGGGTAGATTAGATAGTGGGTTTAGAGAACTTGCTGTTGCCATAATCATGTCCAGTAGAGGTGAACAAAGAATTGGGTTTTTAATAGTTGCCGCAACTTTACATGCTGAATTGaatgataaagaaagaGTTCAAGGATATTTAGGTGAAATTTTGGATCTTTCTCGTCAAGTTGTACAATCAagtgaagaatttgatattgtaaaagaaaatctagaagaattggaaaacaCTCTTTTAgtaaaattagaaaatatCAAAGATAAAGAGTaa